Within the Leptotrichia sp. oral taxon 498 genome, the region GTGGATTTGGTTTTGTTCCAAATAGTATTGTTTCTAATATCCGCCAAAAAAGAATGACCTGCGGGTGTTAAATCATAGATAGTGGTTTCTTTTAAATTTTCTGATATTAGAATAAAATCCATCATATTACATTGATTGATATGATAGAAAATTTCAATTGAAGAATAGTTTTTTAAAAATTCTAATTCTTCAAAAAAAGTATCTTGGATTCTTGAACGATTAGGAAGTGTAAAACTTCCGTTTTCAACTTGTAAAAGTATATCACGAATACAATCAGG harbors:
- a CDS encoding DUF2513 domain-containing protein, translated to MRLNPDCIRDILLQVENGSFTLPNRSRIQDTFFEELEFLKNYSSIEIFYHINQCNMMDFILISENLKETTIYDLTPAGHSFLADIRNNTIWNKTKSTAKELGINSLHGFKEISVNVIAAIISSKFTRK